One region of Sulfuriroseicoccus oceanibius genomic DNA includes:
- a CDS encoding HEAT repeat domain-containing protein, which produces MISSSFSIFPAARAALVGAWLGVSSLGAFAVDGSASPVARIAAGEGEFADWQHAVSRLGDTASRAELKRAMARLERFPKSELVALLQDERLVVRLGALELLEEAAGADFGYNPWMAAGETETTPANREALTRWQAWAEDDSLVRIGGASLSDELMQGYLRDIVSGDGERARRAVRMLEPHAMAGVSAIQRFLTDHPELSSGAVLDLKQAQYQLVLLRVSAGNAAVVARQLSKGNRDQKLEGLGALQECGVMAIPIARDFVNAEDALIRETAVDVILAIGGKSVIPLVAPILDQETDVNVIHAVMRRLQKIKGPEAVPLLCRYLTHEDEDVIVSAMESLVSVVGGGSDPFSSSSSRRAELPEDASTSVVALLQDPRWRVRSAALELVAAARIGEAQDAVIGLLVDEDEFVRSYAIQAVVSMRMRDAAPKLEQMLLNDDALVGTVLKAMLRMRLPISQEMMDHVKSRDADVIVSALRMVGSSEDVVVLKMLAEFTRHENLDVACAALRVIGDDKDKLQHDFVVQAVQDALDSGVKEKLLAVIGDLDLEKRSRSYSSSFQMPVYDPSVKTSLDPLYDAFLKPLGRAQVAPAVARSRPASSAALQALRDRVAEIATHSEDDEIAFRSALLLARHEDDRGYELLAEGFEDYPVSRRILVAERLYSPDSEAALPLFRKMFADTVADVRSKAVSRAIAADENPLLVSEVLDQVTADDKLSAEDLYGYDFERLGRLGRQQGGKLRMKSWTRGVLRSESSRRELTILALIGIRHSMGIDGVELLEGFTRDPDQWVRRAAWFSLASADTRWTAANVDRLLKDESPRVRAALPGALMEGKGWVHYFSDNSYQTHSNSYSSRRNRRALEPELVSALRNLAANDPDEQVRFESWFALLSLRQSVDLDAMLRLIAKQPKVADVPDRLGDLLEDNYRSMGKGMRPLLVYANLDRISSSTLPKVMAHFASDEGTSFNDFESLVKANEAGDEPQHIEVADEEVAERQQLRVVVFYKPGCRECEKAEALLESMKADFPLMEIDRRNILQQENTLLNQALCNSFEVSGAGKAPSVFTQGGAAIAPAVKPQDLGQLLARTMEMPDDAHWYQIGDQAMAEAKVAMDESFSNLTLPLVLGAGLVDGVNPCAFATIIFFLSYLQVARRSPREILLVGGAFIIAIFLTYFAVGLVFHSLVDYLNNLESFRWIKSTMTYVFAGFALLVAVMSMRDAIKARRGALDDMSLQLPGFLKKRIRSVIRDRARARNYVVAAFVSGILISFLELACTGQVYAPIIFQIQQGQADAVAYLLLYNLAFVLPLLVIFVLAYRGMTSASLISFQKNHTAKVKFAMALLFMALAVVILFGEKLLTHG; this is translated from the coding sequence GTGATTTCGTCTTCGTTTTCCATTTTTCCCGCTGCGCGTGCCGCATTGGTCGGCGCGTGGCTGGGTGTTTCTTCTCTTGGCGCCTTTGCGGTGGATGGCTCCGCATCGCCCGTCGCCCGGATTGCCGCTGGTGAGGGCGAGTTCGCCGACTGGCAGCATGCGGTGAGTCGTCTCGGTGATACGGCATCGCGCGCCGAGCTCAAGCGGGCGATGGCGCGGCTTGAGAGGTTTCCCAAGTCCGAGTTGGTGGCGTTGTTGCAAGACGAACGGCTGGTGGTTCGTCTCGGCGCACTGGAGCTGCTGGAAGAGGCTGCAGGCGCCGACTTTGGATACAACCCATGGATGGCAGCGGGGGAAACGGAAACAACGCCCGCCAACCGCGAAGCACTGACAAGATGGCAGGCGTGGGCGGAGGACGATTCCCTGGTGCGTATCGGAGGTGCGTCGCTTTCCGACGAGCTGATGCAGGGCTACCTGCGGGACATCGTTTCCGGTGACGGCGAGCGGGCGCGGCGTGCGGTGCGCATGCTTGAGCCGCACGCGATGGCCGGGGTTTCGGCGATCCAACGGTTTCTAACCGATCACCCGGAGCTTTCATCGGGTGCCGTGCTTGATTTGAAGCAGGCTCAGTATCAACTCGTTTTGTTACGTGTTTCGGCGGGCAATGCAGCGGTCGTGGCCCGGCAATTGTCCAAGGGCAACCGCGACCAGAAGCTCGAGGGGCTTGGAGCGTTGCAAGAGTGCGGTGTGATGGCGATCCCGATCGCACGGGACTTCGTGAATGCGGAGGACGCGTTGATCCGAGAAACCGCGGTCGACGTGATTCTCGCCATTGGTGGCAAGTCGGTGATCCCTCTGGTGGCTCCGATCCTCGATCAGGAGACGGATGTGAATGTGATCCACGCGGTGATGCGGCGGTTGCAGAAGATCAAAGGACCGGAGGCGGTGCCGTTGTTGTGCCGTTATCTCACTCACGAGGACGAGGATGTGATCGTCTCGGCGATGGAGAGTTTGGTGAGTGTTGTGGGTGGTGGAAGTGATCCTTTCAGTAGCTCGAGCTCGCGGCGCGCAGAGCTTCCTGAGGATGCCTCGACGTCGGTGGTGGCGTTGTTACAAGATCCACGCTGGAGGGTACGCTCGGCGGCGCTCGAGTTGGTCGCTGCAGCTCGCATCGGAGAGGCTCAGGATGCGGTGATCGGTTTGCTCGTGGACGAGGATGAGTTTGTGCGTTCGTATGCGATCCAGGCGGTGGTCTCGATGCGGATGAGAGATGCGGCGCCAAAGCTTGAGCAGATGTTACTTAACGACGACGCGCTGGTGGGAACCGTGCTCAAGGCGATGTTGCGGATGCGTTTGCCGATCTCTCAGGAGATGATGGATCATGTGAAGAGCCGCGACGCTGATGTGATCGTGAGTGCTTTGCGGATGGTGGGGAGTAGTGAGGATGTGGTGGTGCTCAAGATGCTGGCGGAGTTTACCCGCCATGAAAATCTGGACGTGGCCTGTGCCGCGCTGCGGGTGATCGGGGACGACAAAGACAAGCTGCAGCACGATTTTGTAGTGCAGGCGGTACAGGATGCGCTCGACTCGGGAGTGAAGGAGAAGTTGCTCGCTGTGATCGGTGACTTGGATCTTGAAAAGCGCAGCCGCTCGTACTCGTCGTCGTTTCAGATGCCGGTGTACGATCCGAGTGTGAAGACGTCGCTCGACCCGCTTTACGATGCGTTTTTGAAACCGCTGGGTCGCGCCCAAGTTGCACCGGCGGTGGCGCGCAGTCGTCCGGCATCGTCGGCGGCACTGCAGGCGCTGCGCGACCGGGTGGCTGAGATCGCGACGCACTCCGAGGACGATGAGATCGCGTTCCGCTCGGCGTTGTTGTTAGCGCGCCATGAAGATGACCGCGGTTATGAGCTTTTGGCGGAGGGCTTCGAGGACTATCCGGTGAGCCGTCGGATTTTGGTGGCCGAGCGGTTGTACTCGCCGGATTCTGAGGCGGCGCTGCCGTTGTTCCGTAAGATGTTTGCCGACACCGTTGCGGACGTGCGATCGAAGGCGGTGAGCCGTGCCATCGCTGCGGATGAGAATCCGCTGCTGGTGAGCGAGGTTCTGGACCAGGTGACGGCGGACGACAAGTTGAGCGCGGAGGATCTCTACGGCTATGACTTTGAGCGGCTCGGGCGGCTCGGGCGGCAGCAAGGTGGAAAGCTGCGTATGAAGTCGTGGACGCGCGGTGTGTTGCGCTCGGAGTCGAGCCGGCGTGAGCTCACGATTCTCGCCCTAATTGGGATCCGCCATAGCATGGGAATCGATGGAGTTGAACTGTTGGAGGGCTTCACCCGCGACCCCGATCAATGGGTGCGGCGCGCGGCTTGGTTCTCACTGGCATCGGCGGACACCCGCTGGACTGCGGCCAATGTAGATCGCTTGCTAAAGGATGAGTCGCCACGGGTGCGGGCCGCGTTGCCGGGAGCCTTGATGGAAGGGAAAGGCTGGGTGCATTATTTTTCGGACAATTCCTACCAAACTCATTCTAATTCTTACTCATCGAGGCGCAATCGGCGGGCGCTTGAACCTGAGCTGGTGTCCGCCCTGAGGAACCTGGCCGCGAACGATCCGGATGAACAGGTGCGCTTTGAGTCGTGGTTCGCGCTGCTCAGCCTGCGGCAATCGGTCGATCTTGATGCCATGTTGCGTCTCATTGCCAAGCAACCCAAGGTCGCCGACGTGCCGGACCGATTGGGGGATTTGTTGGAGGATAATTACCGGTCGATGGGCAAAGGCATGCGCCCGTTGCTGGTATATGCCAACTTGGATCGGATCAGCTCATCGACCTTGCCCAAGGTGATGGCTCATTTTGCTTCTGACGAAGGGACGTCATTCAATGACTTTGAGTCGTTGGTGAAAGCGAACGAAGCCGGTGACGAACCGCAGCACATCGAGGTGGCGGATGAGGAGGTAGCGGAGCGTCAGCAGTTGCGGGTCGTTGTCTTCTACAAGCCGGGTTGCCGTGAGTGTGAGAAAGCGGAAGCATTGCTCGAGTCGATGAAGGCGGACTTCCCGCTGATGGAGATCGACCGCCGCAACATCCTCCAGCAGGAGAACACATTGCTCAATCAGGCGCTGTGCAACTCGTTTGAGGTCAGCGGCGCCGGCAAGGCTCCATCGGTCTTTACCCAGGGCGGTGCGGCAATCGCTCCCGCGGTGAAACCTCAGGATCTGGGGCAACTGTTAGCCCGTACCATGGAGATGCCGGATGACGCGCATTGGTATCAGATTGGCGACCAAGCCATGGCTGAGGCCAAGGTGGCGATGGACGAGTCGTTCTCCAACCTGACGCTGCCCTTGGTGCTGGGTGCCGGCTTGGTCGATGGCGTGAACCCATGCGCCTTCGCCACCATCATCTTTTTCCTGTCGTACCTGCAGGTGGCGCGCCGTTCGCCGCGGGAGATCTTGTTGGTTGGAGGCGCGTTCATCATTGCGATCTTCCTCACCTACTTTGCAGTGGGCTTGGTCTTCCACTCGCTGGTGGACTACCTCAACAACCTGGAAAGCTTCCGCTGGATCAAGAGCACGATGACGTATGTCTTCGCCGGGTTTGCCTTGCTGGTGGCTGTCATGAGTATGCGCGATGCGATCAAGGCCCGCCGTGGCGCGCTCGATGACATGAGCTTGCAACTGCCAGGCTTCCTCAAAAAGCGGATCCGCTCGGTCATCCGAGACCGCGCCCGCGCCCGCAACTACGTGGTGGCTGCATTTGTTTCCGGGATTCTGATTTCCTTCCTCGAACTGGCCTGTACCGGCCAGGTCTACGCGCCGATCATCTTCCAAATCCAACAGGGACAAGCCGATGCCGTGGCTTATCTGTTGCTCTACAACCTGGCCTTTGTGCTGCCGCTGCTGGTGATCTTCGTGCTCGCCTATCGCGGCATGACCAGTGCTTCTCTGATCTCCTTCCAGAAGAACCATACGGCCAAGGTGAAGTTCGCCATGGCGCTGCTTTTCATGGCGCTAGCGGTTGTGATTCTGTTCGGAGAGAAGCTGTTGACGCATGGGTAG